The stretch of DNA TCCCGTCGATCTTCTCGTGGCGGATTTTTCGACGCCCGGAGAAGTGCGGGCCTATGCCCATTACGACGAAGAGCGGGTGGCGGAGCTCGAGCGTGAAGGATCTCCCATGTCCGCCGATCTGCTTGGCAAGGGCCATCTCGCGCTCACCATTGATCAGGGCCGGCACATGGACCGGTACCAGGGTATCGTGCCCCTGGACGGTGCGAGCCTGTCCGAGGCGGCGAACACATATTTCGAACAGTCGGAGCAATTGCCGACCGACGTGCGGCTGGCCGCGGGCCCCATCATGGCCCGTGGTGAAGGTGGCGCAGAGCATTGGCGGGCCGGCGGCATCATGATCCAGCATCTTCCCGCGGAGGGCGAGCCCTCTGCGTTGCCTGTCCGTTCCGGCGATCTTCCCGAGGGTGTCGAGGAAGACGAGCAGGAGGAGGATGAGAACTGGGTGCGTGCTCGCATTTTCCTGGCGACCGTCGAGGATCACGAGCTGCTCGATCCGACCTTGTCGCCTGAGGAACTGCTCTATCGGCTGTTTCACGAGGATGGGGTTACGGTCTATCCCTCGTCCAACGTGCAGCGCTATTGCCAATGCTCGCGCGAGCGCATCTCGGATATCGTGAGCCAGTTCAGCCCTGAGGAAATCTCCGAGATGGTGGTCGATGGCAAGATCTCGGCAACCTGCGAGTTTTGCTCCACCGTCTACGAGTTCGACCTGCGGGAGCTGAAAAAGGACAATTGAAGGAGTGCCTGCCTCGTTCTCCTGCTAATGCGCCGGCAGGAGAACGAGCAGAAGCAACGGGATCGTGGCGACGCTCATGAAGGTCGAGACGACGACGATGCTTGCCACGTCCTGCGGGCCGTTGTTCCACCGCTGCGCGAACACGTAATTATAGACCGCGGCCGGCATCGAGCAGGCGAGAATAGTGACTGCCCTCAGGTTCCCTTCGAGCCCGAGCAGATGGACGACGGCGATGCCGACCAGGATGCCGAAGGCGATCCGGAAGGCGGAAACCGCAAGCGCATTCTTGAGATGCGCCACCCCCAGTCCACTGAGCGACGCACCCAGCAACAGCAGCATCAAGGGAATGGTGAGTCCGCCGATCAGGTTGACCGTATTGACGATCCATATCGGCAGTTGGATGCCGGTGATCGAGATCGCCAATCCGAGAGGAGCGGCATAGACCACGGGCAGCCGCAACAGCCCCTTCCAATTGGCAGATCCCGCGGCAATGGCTTGCCCGATCGTGAAGTTCGCGACGGACGAGATGGAGAAGAAGACGATGGCATAGCCCAGCCCTTCTTGTCCGAACGCATACAGGGCCAGTGGCAATCCGAGATTCCCGAGATTGGGGAAGACGAGGGGCGGCAAGAAGGTCCGGATCCGCAGCCCCATCAACCACAGAAATACGGTGCCGCCGGCAATGAACAGGATCGTGGCGGCAATGGCCGCCGAGGCGGTGGCGGCAAATGCATCGAAGCTGATCTTGGTGTTCATGAAGGTCGAGACGACCAGGCAGGGCGTCGCGATCTCGGTGATGAGCGGAGCCAGTTCCTGCGTGTGCAGGCCTGAGCGCAGTCGCGCCCACAGGAAGCCGATGCCCGCGGTAATGAGAACCGGCAGCACCGCGGCGAGCACAATCAGAACCATCACTCGTCGATCCTATTGGGGAGCCCACAGGAGGGCTGATGACCACGCGGCACTGAGCACCAGCGAGCACGGACGCACTCCTGCTGTGAATTCTGCCACTTTTGCCGGCCCGTCAATGTGCGCTCTTGCATTCCCCGGAAAGATCAGCTTTTTTGCGGCGCAATATCCCTGTCCATGGAAGCCAGTAGATGCGGATTGACAAGATTGCTATCGGGAAGAACCCGCCCAAGGAAGTGAACGTTATCATCGAGATCCCGCTTGGCGGAGAACCGATCAAATACGAGATGGAGAAGGAGTCCGGCGCGCTGTTCGTGGACCGGTTTCTCTACACCTCGATGCGCTATCCCGGCAATTACGGCTTCATTCCGCACACCCTGTCCGACGACGGCGATCCGGTTGATGTGCTCGTGGCGAACCGCAGGTCCATCGTGCCCGGTGCGGTGATGGCGTGCCGGCCGGTCGGCGTCCTGCATATGCGCGATGAGGCGGGGGAGGACGAGAAGATCATTGCTGTGCCGTCCAACCGCCTGACCGCGATGTATGACAAGGTTCACAGCTATCAGGATCTGCCCGAAATCCTTCTGAAGCAGATTGCTCACTTCTTTGAGCACTATAAGGATCTTGAGGGCAGCAAATGGGTCGAGGTCATCGGCTTTGGCGATGCCGATGAGGCGGAGGATCTCATCCGCAAGGCCATAGAGGCCGCAAGCGCCAAGTCTAAGGCCTGATTATTTTCCGGCCGAATGGCCGCTGACCGCAGGTCAATCCGACGAACCACGAGAGATGCATGATCTGTCCTGAGCAGATCATGCACGTGCCGCGTGTTACGCGTCGCTCATGATGCGCAGCGCTCGAGCTGGTCAGTGATTGCCTGCGCGAGCAGCTTCGGGTCGCCCACAGCCTTCGCAAGCTTCAGTCGATCTTTCTGCCCTGCGACAATCGCCACCCGCGATTTCGGAACATCCAGCACCTTTGCCAATAGTGCGGCGACGGCAGCATTGGCCTTGCCGTCCTGTGGCTGGGCACGCACTTTCACTTGCACGGCACAGGTCTCGTTGCCACCGGCGTCAATCCCGTGCCAAAGGCCGTCAATCCCATCCTTCGAGGCTTTGGGTGTAACTCTGACCTGGATCAGAATCCCATCTTCTATGTGCTGGATCGATCGACGCGGGCTCAGTAGCTGGCCCCGGTGAAGAGGTAGATGATCAGGCGCTCCAGGAACAGGAGCCCCACGATCAGAATGAGCGGAGAGATGTCGATACCGCCGAAATTCGGCAACATCCGGCGAATCGGCCCAAGCACGGGCTCCGTGAGACCGTCGATCGTATAGGCGATCTGGCGGACGAAACTATTGCGGGGATTGACGATGTTGAATGCAAAGAGCCAACTCAGGATGGCCCCCGCGATAATGATCCAGATGTAAATATTAATGATTGTGATGATCAGCCATAGAAAGGGATTCATCGATCGTTCCACTTTGCCCGCCAGCTTGCGACGAGATGTAGCCGTGGCGATCTGCATGTGCAAGTCTGTCTGCGGCCACATCCTTGATCATTCGCGAACGCTTGACATGGGCCGGACCGGGCGCCTAGATACCGGCGGATCGGGGTCGTAGCTCAGTTGGGAGAGCGCGTCGTTCGCAATGACGAGGTCAGGGGTTCGATCCCCCTCGACTCCACCACCTCCTAATTATTGGATCGTTGTCCCGCCGGCCCGTTCTTCCCCTGGAAGCGGCCCGATGTGTTTCGATCGGCGCTCCAGAGCTGCAGCACCGAGTTCCATTGCTGGTCGAGTTCGGGAAGGTGCTTGATCTTTTCAATCAATCGGACCATTCACCGGAAATGTCCATTTGGTGCGGCCGGCTGACCCAGTCGGCGGGCTCAGGGCCGATTGCTCGTTGACATCCGGGTTAGGGTGATCGTTTTAAGCAGTTCTTGGTAAGGCGCTCTGCGTCATTCCGCTTCCGGGGGAGCACATCACTTCCATGAAACTGCGACCCGGCACCGGAGCGATGACGGCCCTTCTCGCCTGCCTGACGGCGATGGGTCCGCTCTCCACCGACATGTATCTGCCATCCCTTCCGACGATCTCGCTTGCCTTGCGGGCGGACCCGGCTCAAGTGCAGCTCACGCTGAGCGTGTTTCTGGTGGGCTTTGCCGTCGGGCAGATCATCTATGGACCTTTATCTGATCGATTCGGCCGAAGGCCGGTCCTGCTGAGCGGCCTCGGCCTGTTTGCGATAGCCTCGGCTGGCTGCATGCTCGCGAGTACGATTGAACTCTTGATTCTCGCCCGTTTCGGCCAGGCGGTCTCTGCCTGCGCGGCCATTGTGATTGCGCGCGCCATTGTGCGCGATCTCTACCGCGCCGAACAGGCTGGCCGGGTGCTTAGTCTCATGGGCGCGCTCATGGGAATCGTGCCCGCGGTGGCCCCCATCCTGGGCGGCATTATCGAGCCGCTTCTCGGCTGGCGTGCGGTTTTCGCGATGATCTCTGCGCTGGCGCTTTGCACGCTAGGCGTTGTGTACCTCATGCTGCCGGAAACCCTGGCACCGAGCCGGCGCGCGACCACCACTCTGTCCGGCATGATCAGTTCCTTCGGCATCCTCCTGAGGAGCGATCGCTTCCGCCATTTCTCGACATTGGTTTGCCTCTGCTATGGCGGCCTTTTTGCGTTCATCTCGGGCGCCTCGTTCATCCTTCAGAATGAGTACAGGCTGACGCCGCTCGCCTTTAGCTTCTCCTTTGCGACCGCCGTGTGCGGGTATGTCTGTGGCAGCCTGCTGGGTGCCCGGTTCGGAAGCCAGCTGGGCCTTGATGCCACGATCCGTGTCGGCACCAGCCTGCTTGCGTTGGGGGGCATGCTGATGGTGATGCTTCTCCAGTTCGCGAGCCCCGCATTCTGGCATGTGCTTGTGCCGATCACGATCTACATGGTTGGCGTAGGCCTGACCTTGCCGCAATGCACCGCCGGTGCCATCACGCCCTTTCCGGAGCGTGCCGGAGCGGCATCTTCGCTGATGGGCTTTCTGCAGATGTCATTCGGCGCGCTCGTCGGCGTTCTCGTCGGACACACCGTCCATCTCGGACCGATGCCGCTGGCGCTCATCATTGCGGTGGTCGGGATCGGTTGCCTCGCGAAGAGCCTGGCGCGCGGTCACGTAAGGTTATCCCGACTGAGCTGACCCAAGTAGATAATCTGCCAACAAACTATCTCGAATCGGCCTCAATTCTGGATGATTGAGACGACCGGCCGATCTCTTGTTGCGCCTCTATGTTAATCAGTTGTCTGAATATACTTTGTGCTCGTTACGTGTTAATTGTTGGTTGATTTAAGATTAATCGAATGTTTAACGTAATTGATCTGATCAGAGTTTGATCGGAGCATCCCGCCCGGCAGCTCCCTGCTGTTCCCGCGTGATGCTGCTTCGGGGGGCATAATGCGAATCTTATTCCTGGGGGCCTTTGTCGCCCTCGGCTCGTTATTGGGCGGCTGTGCGTCCATCGTGAACGGAACCAGCCAATCGATCGCCATATCCTCGCCGCCGGTGTCTGGCGCGCAATGTGACCTGTCGAGCGCGCAGGGCCGCTGGACGGTGATAACGCCGGGTGTGGCCACCGTGGCGCGCAGCAAGGACGACATTCGAGTTGAATGTCATGCGCCTGGCTACGAAACGGCGGTTGCCGTCATTCCGTCGAGCTTCGAAGCATGGACGGCCGGTAATCTGGTCTTCGGCGGCGTCATCGGCCTAGGTGTGGACGCGGCAACCGGCGCCATCAATGAATATCCAAACTCGTTTCAAATCCCGATGGTGCCCAAAGGGCAAGCGCCAGCACTGTCCCCTGGCCGCTCGGGACCGCCGGTATCTTAAGGGTCAGGGCGCGTCCCGCCGGCACCCGAATCATGATCGGGCTCGGGGACTGATCCCAGCTCGAGGCGCGGGAGGGAAGGCTGTGTTGCAGCGGTCTCCCATAGGTCTCGGCTCATCTACACCGTGTGAATGGACAATTCGGCAATGGCGCATATCTAATGCAAACACAGTCCTATTGCGGTGGTGCGCCGAGCTGACATGTTTCCCATTTCCATTCTCGACTTAGCCCATGTGCCGGAAGGGTTCACCACCGGCGATGCTCTGCGCAACACGCTCGATCTTGCGCGCCACGCAGAGCGCCTCGGGTATCTGCGCTACTGGCTGGCTGAACATCACAACATGATTGGCATTGCCAGTGCCGCCACCTCCGTCGTCATCGGTCAGGTTGCCGCGGGAACCAGCGCCATACGGGTGGGGGCAGGGGGGATTATGCTGCCTAACCACTCCCCTCTGGTCATTGCGGAGCAGTTCGGTACCCTCGCGACCCTTTTTCCTGGGCGGATCGATCTTGGGCTCGGGCGCGCACCGGGCACGGATCAACGAACCCTTCGCGCATTGCGGCGCGATCCTAACAGCGCCGACACGTTTCCCCAGGATGTTCTCGAGTTGCAGGCATTGCTCGGACCCTTGCAGCCGGGACAGGTCGTACAGGCCGTGCCGGGGACCGACACCAATGTGCCCTTATGGATCTTGGGATCGAGCCTGTTTGGTGCGCAGCTTGCCGCATTGCTAGGGCTACCCTACGGATTTGCCTCGCACTTTGCGCCAGACGCGCTGATGCAGGCCATCGCCATGTACCGGTCGCGGTTTGAGCCCTCAGCCCAGCTTGCCAAGCCCTATGTGATGACAGGCGTCAATGTCATCACGGCTGACACCGACGCCGAAGCGCGGCGGCTATTTACGTCGGTCCAGCAGACCTTTACCAACATGTTTCGGGGAACGCGGGGCAAATTACCCCCGCCAATCGATGATATCGAGACCTACTGGTCGCCCATGGAAAAGGTCCAAGCCTCCAGTATGCTTGCCTGCTCCTTCGTCGGCGGTCCCGAGACCGTGAAACGGGATCTGCAAGCCTTCATTGATCGCACGAAGGCCGACGAGCTCATGGTGGCCGCCGCCATTTACGATCACGGCGCACGCGTGCACTCGTATGAAATCCTGGCGGAAATCCGCAAGGAGCTGCGCCCCGCCGCGGCTTTTGCGGAGGGCATCGGCTGAGCGGCCTCAAAGCGGTCGCCCTAGAGCATTTTCGAGCGAAGTGGGATACCGGTTCGCGTGAAGAAAATGCGACCAAGCAAAAACTTAGAGCATTTTCGAGCGAAGTGGGATACCGGTTCGCGTGAAGAAAATGCGACCAAGCAAAAACTTAGAGCATTTTCGAGCGAAGTGGGATACCGGTTCGCGTGAAGAAAATGCGACCAAGCAAAAGCTTAGAGCATTTTCGAGCGAAGTGGACGCTCAAGCTCACGCCGCTCGAGCCTAGTTGCGTGCATGTCCCACTTCGGCGACCTGGGTCGATGTCGGCACGGCCCGCATCATGGAGTTGAGCTTCTCCACCTGCTGCTTGAACTGCGCCAGCATTTCACCGCTCAGCTTGCGGCCATTATCGATGCGCACCTTCATCGGGTTGACCTGGCGGTTATCGACCAGGATCTCGTAGTGAAGATGTGGGCCCGTTGAACGCCCGGTGGTCCCGACAT from Rhodoligotrophos sp. CJ14 encodes:
- a CDS encoding multidrug effflux MFS transporter, which encodes MKLRPGTGAMTALLACLTAMGPLSTDMYLPSLPTISLALRADPAQVQLTLSVFLVGFAVGQIIYGPLSDRFGRRPVLLSGLGLFAIASAGCMLASTIELLILARFGQAVSACAAIVIARAIVRDLYRAEQAGRVLSLMGALMGIVPAVAPILGGIIEPLLGWRAVFAMISALALCTLGVVYLMLPETLAPSRRATTTLSGMISSFGILLRSDRFRHFSTLVCLCYGGLFAFISGASFILQNEYRLTPLAFSFSFATAVCGYVCGSLLGARFGSQLGLDATIRVGTSLLALGGMLMVMLLQFASPAFWHVLVPITIYMVGVGLTLPQCTAGAITPFPERAGAASSLMGFLQMSFGALVGVLVGHTVHLGPMPLALIIAVVGIGCLAKSLARGHVRLSRLS
- a CDS encoding YggT family protein, which encodes MNPFLWLIITIINIYIWIIIAGAILSWLFAFNIVNPRNSFVRQIAYTIDGLTEPVLGPIRRMLPNFGGIDISPLILIVGLLFLERLIIYLFTGASY
- a CDS encoding AEC family transporter, producing MVLIVLAAVLPVLITAGIGFLWARLRSGLHTQELAPLITEIATPCLVVSTFMNTKISFDAFAATASAAIAATILFIAGGTVFLWLMGLRIRTFLPPLVFPNLGNLGLPLALYAFGQEGLGYAIVFFSISSVANFTIGQAIAAGSANWKGLLRLPVVYAAPLGLAISITGIQLPIWIVNTVNLIGGLTIPLMLLLLGASLSGLGVAHLKNALAVSAFRIAFGILVGIAVVHLLGLEGNLRAVTILACSMPAAVYNYVFAQRWNNGPQDVASIVVVSTFMSVATIPLLLLVLLPAH
- a CDS encoding LLM class flavin-dependent oxidoreductase; the encoded protein is MFPISILDLAHVPEGFTTGDALRNTLDLARHAERLGYLRYWLAEHHNMIGIASAATSVVIGQVAAGTSAIRVGAGGIMLPNHSPLVIAEQFGTLATLFPGRIDLGLGRAPGTDQRTLRALRRDPNSADTFPQDVLELQALLGPLQPGQVVQAVPGTDTNVPLWILGSSLFGAQLAALLGLPYGFASHFAPDALMQAIAMYRSRFEPSAQLAKPYVMTGVNVITADTDAEARRLFTSVQQTFTNMFRGTRGKLPPPIDDIETYWSPMEKVQASSMLACSFVGGPETVKRDLQAFIDRTKADELMVAAAIYDHGARVHSYEILAEIRKELRPAAAFAEGIG
- a CDS encoding DUF167 family protein — encoded protein: MSPRRSIQHIEDGILIQVRVTPKASKDGIDGLWHGIDAGGNETCAVQVKVRAQPQDGKANAAVAALLAKVLDVPKSRVAIVAGQKDRLKLAKAVGDPKLLAQAITDQLERCAS
- a CDS encoding Hsp33 family molecular chaperone; this translates as MLAEAVALTTMLGSSLKFDGKLILQTSTDGPVDLLVADFSTPGEVRAYAHYDEERVAELEREGSPMSADLLGKGHLALTIDQGRHMDRYQGIVPLDGASLSEAANTYFEQSEQLPTDVRLAAGPIMARGEGGAEHWRAGGIMIQHLPAEGEPSALPVRSGDLPEGVEEDEQEEDENWVRARIFLATVEDHELLDPTLSPEELLYRLFHEDGVTVYPSSNVQRYCQCSRERISDIVSQFSPEEISEMVVDGKISATCEFCSTVYEFDLRELKKDN
- the ppa gene encoding inorganic diphosphatase — translated: MRIDKIAIGKNPPKEVNVIIEIPLGGEPIKYEMEKESGALFVDRFLYTSMRYPGNYGFIPHTLSDDGDPVDVLVANRRSIVPGAVMACRPVGVLHMRDEAGEDEKIIAVPSNRLTAMYDKVHSYQDLPEILLKQIAHFFEHYKDLEGSKWVEVIGFGDADEAEDLIRKAIEAASAKSKA
- a CDS encoding translation initiation factor 2, producing MRILFLGAFVALGSLLGGCASIVNGTSQSIAISSPPVSGAQCDLSSAQGRWTVITPGVATVARSKDDIRVECHAPGYETAVAVIPSSFEAWTAGNLVFGGVIGLGVDAATGAINEYPNSFQIPMVPKGQAPALSPGRSGPPVS